A genomic stretch from bacterium includes:
- a CDS encoding STAS domain-containing protein — translation MKWSFTKFDDYCIINLPKDVFEKENIDKLKSLMEELADDGSKTFLLNMGQLSKINDVGLGMILGLYKFSFYNEVGLKLYNLQHHVSQLIFQTRLNIIFDICEPNDEILTRIESKVALVA, via the coding sequence ATGAAGTGGTCTTTCACAAAGTTTGATGATTATTGCATTATTAATTTGCCAAAAGATGTGTTTGAAAAAGAAAATATTGATAAATTAAAAAGTTTAATGGAAGAGCTGGCAGATGACGGAAGTAAGACATTTCTTTTAAATATGGGACAGCTTTCAAAAATCAATGATGTGGGGCTTGGAATGATTTTAGGACTTTATAAATTTTCTTTTTATAATGAAGTTGGTCTTAAGCTTTATAATCTTCAACATCATGTTTCTCAATTAATATTTCAGACCCGTTTAAATATCATATTTGATATTTGTGAGCCAAATGATGAAATTTTGACGAGAATAGAATCTAAAGTTGCGCTTGTTGCTTAA
- a CDS encoding DUF192 domain-containing protein, whose protein sequence is MKLLNIKNEKILADKLEIANNPFTRMKGLLGRKSFAKGEALHIIPCTGIHSFFMKFKFDAVFLNKKNEVVYLIENMPAWRVSEICFSAYSVVELNEGVIKDTETDIGDFLEFVN, encoded by the coding sequence ATGAAATTATTAAATATTAAAAATGAAAAAATACTGGCAGATAAACTGGAAATTGCCAACAATCCTTTTACCAGAATGAAAGGTCTTTTAGGCAGGAAAAGTTTTGCTAAAGGCGAAGCTTTGCACATAATTCCCTGTACAGGCATTCATTCTTTTTTTATGAAATTTAAATTTGATGCTGTTTTTCTAAATAAAAAAAATGAAGTTGTTTATTTGATAGAAAACATGCCGGCATGGCGTGTTTCTGAGATTTGTTTTTCAGCTTACAGCGTTGTGGAATTAAACGAAGGCGTCATAAAAGACACAGAAACTGATATTGGTGATTTTTTGGAATTTGTTAACTAA